One uncultured Hyphomonas sp. genomic region harbors:
- a CDS encoding TIGR00341 family protein: MRRLDIHLKAGDRFDNVLSAVKASEPVDYYILDTEQKDRRLISVFIREGVEQVLMDNVQSALEGSNGWRISILPIEATAPKLEEATEGKQVKSQQATREEIYSDVATGARLDRNFIVMVILSTIVATIGLNSDGVAAVIGAMVIAPLLGPVLGFSMGAALGDDNLLKKSTLTLAAGIGVALALSLALSFVLPINLESRELMTRAEVRLDGLALAMAAGGAAALSLTSSQASALVGVMVAAALLPPGAAVGLFAGAGEWPLALRACLLLALNVAALILSALIVFRLRRIRPRSWIEQKNANRAVLLNALLSGFVLVASVALILYLDLGNKVSIG; the protein is encoded by the coding sequence ATGAGACGGCTCGACATTCACCTCAAGGCGGGCGACCGCTTTGACAATGTGCTGAGCGCCGTGAAGGCGTCTGAGCCGGTGGACTATTACATCCTCGATACCGAGCAGAAGGACCGCAGGCTGATCTCTGTGTTCATCCGCGAAGGGGTGGAACAGGTTCTGATGGACAATGTCCAATCGGCGCTGGAAGGCAGCAATGGCTGGCGTATCAGCATCCTGCCCATCGAAGCGACCGCGCCAAAGCTGGAAGAAGCGACGGAAGGCAAACAGGTAAAATCGCAACAGGCGACGCGGGAGGAAATCTATTCCGACGTCGCAACGGGCGCACGGCTGGATCGCAACTTCATCGTGATGGTGATCCTGTCGACCATCGTGGCAACGATCGGCCTGAATTCGGATGGTGTCGCGGCGGTGATCGGCGCAATGGTGATTGCACCATTGCTCGGACCAGTTCTGGGCTTTTCGATGGGGGCCGCGCTGGGAGACGACAATTTGTTGAAAAAGTCGACATTGACGCTGGCCGCTGGCATCGGTGTCGCCCTCGCGCTTTCGCTGGCCTTGTCTTTCGTCCTGCCGATCAATCTCGAAAGCCGTGAATTGATGACACGGGCCGAGGTGCGGCTGGATGGACTTGCCCTCGCCATGGCGGCGGGCGGCGCAGCGGCGCTGTCTCTCACCAGCAGTCAGGCATCGGCCCTGGTCGGCGTGATGGTCGCGGCGGCGCTGCTGCCGCCCGGCGCAGCGGTCGGACTGTTTGCAGGCGCGGGCGAATGGCCCCTGGCGCTGCGGGCCTGCCTGCTGCTGGCGCTGAACGTTGCGGCGCTGATCCTGTCGGCGCTGATCGTTTTCCGGCTGCGCCGTATCCGGCCGCGCTCGTGGATCGAGCAGAAGAATGCCAACCGGGCCGTCCTGCTGAATGCCCTATTATCAGGCTTTGTGCTGGTCGCTTCGGTGGCGCTGATACTTTATCTTGATCTCGGGAACAAAGTGTCGATCGGATAA
- a CDS encoding metal-dependent hydrolase: MTTKRTPEDVTILPRDLHFDMAAADNGPWLDGDPVATAVFNAMSLTFPDGERMFIDAVKAYKNEVSGKLEQDVKDFIRQEAIHSREHHLLNNKIDRTKYPVDAIEGQIREKVKFAYEGGRFRMLMATICLEHFTAMMADLMMDLNTDYGPLFSKTDPALERLWRWHAMEETEHKAVAYDVFLEATKDWSPLKRYYRRCMSMLIITSNFTGNIAAYAAELLKADGYTQKEADRAVKAFLWKKPSLFGIGWKTWLSWFKPGFHPWDHDNREEMAAWKDEFTPAQVPAE; the protein is encoded by the coding sequence ATGACGACCAAGCGCACGCCTGAAGATGTAACGATTCTGCCCCGCGACCTGCATTTCGACATGGCCGCCGCCGACAATGGCCCCTGGCTGGACGGCGATCCCGTGGCCACGGCGGTGTTCAACGCCATGTCGCTGACCTTCCCGGATGGCGAGCGCATGTTCATCGATGCCGTGAAGGCCTATAAGAATGAGGTCTCCGGCAAGCTGGAGCAGGATGTGAAAGACTTCATCCGCCAGGAAGCCATTCACTCGCGTGAGCACCACCTGCTGAACAACAAGATCGACCGGACGAAATACCCGGTCGATGCGATTGAGGGACAGATCCGCGAGAAAGTGAAATTCGCCTATGAAGGCGGCCGGTTCCGTATGCTGATGGCGACGATCTGCCTGGAACACTTCACCGCGATGATGGCAGACCTGATGATGGATCTGAACACCGACTACGGCCCGCTGTTCAGCAAGACCGATCCGGCACTGGAACGCCTGTGGCGCTGGCACGCCATGGAAGAGACCGAGCACAAGGCGGTTGCCTATGACGTCTTCCTCGAAGCGACAAAAGACTGGTCGCCGCTGAAGCGCTATTACCGCCGCTGCATGTCCATGCTGATCATCACCAGCAATTTCACCGGGAATATCGCCGCTTATGCCGCAGAGCTGCTGAAAGCCGATGGCTACACGCAGAAAGAGGCAGATCGCGCCGTGAAGGCCTTCCTCTGGAAGAAGCCTTCCCTGTTCGGCATCGGCTGGAAAACCTGGCTCTCCTGGTTCAAGCCGGGCTTCCATCCGTGGGATCATGACAATCGCGAAGAGATGGCCGCCTGGAAAGACGAATTCACCCCGGCCCAGGTCCCGGCGGAATAA
- a CDS encoding isobutyryl-CoA dehydrogenase: protein MSTLFSDEQLMIRDMARKFAEEELLPHSEEWDQTSHFPVDVIRKAAELGFASIYVKEDVGGAGLTRTDAALIFEQLAYGDVSTAAFISIHNMASWMIDTFGSDEQRQAWLPRLTSMELIASYCLTEPGAGSDAASLKTRAVREGDDYVITGTKQFISGAGTSDVYVLMARTSDDGAKGVSTFIIPKDAPGLSFGANERKMGWKSQPTRQVILDGVRVPAANRVGEEGHGFKFAMAGLDGGRLNIAASALGGAQLALDKALAYAKERSQFGKAIADFQATQFKLADMETELQAARVMLYEAAGRLDRKDPSATRWCAMAKRFVTDTAFKVANEALQIHGGYGYLADYGVERIVRDLRVHQILEGTNEIMRVIISRDMLKD from the coding sequence ATGAGCACGTTGTTTTCCGACGAACAATTGATGATTCGCGATATGGCGCGGAAGTTCGCGGAAGAGGAATTGCTGCCCCACTCCGAGGAATGGGACCAGACCAGCCACTTTCCGGTGGACGTCATACGCAAGGCAGCAGAGCTCGGCTTTGCCAGCATATACGTGAAGGAAGATGTCGGCGGCGCGGGCCTGACGCGCACCGACGCAGCGCTGATCTTTGAGCAGCTGGCCTATGGCGATGTGTCCACGGCGGCCTTCATCTCCATCCACAATATGGCGAGCTGGATGATCGACACATTCGGCAGTGACGAGCAGCGCCAGGCATGGCTGCCGCGCCTGACCAGCATGGAGCTGATCGCCTCCTACTGCCTGACCGAGCCGGGCGCCGGATCTGACGCCGCAAGCCTCAAGACCAGGGCCGTCCGCGAGGGCGACGACTACGTTATTACCGGCACGAAACAATTCATCTCTGGCGCGGGAACGTCTGACGTTTACGTCCTGATGGCGCGCACCTCAGATGATGGCGCGAAGGGCGTGTCGACCTTCATCATCCCGAAGGATGCGCCGGGGCTCAGCTTCGGCGCGAATGAGCGCAAGATGGGCTGGAAGAGCCAGCCGACCCGGCAGGTGATCCTCGACGGTGTACGCGTCCCGGCGGCGAACCGCGTGGGCGAGGAAGGCCACGGCTTCAAATTCGCCATGGCGGGCCTCGATGGCGGGCGGCTGAACATTGCAGCCTCCGCGCTGGGCGGGGCGCAGCTCGCGCTCGACAAGGCGCTCGCCTATGCGAAGGAACGGTCCCAGTTCGGCAAGGCGATTGCGGACTTCCAGGCCACCCAGTTCAAGCTGGCCGACATGGAGACAGAGCTGCAGGCCGCGCGCGTGATGCTTTACGAAGCCGCAGGCCGGCTCGACCGCAAGGACCCGTCCGCGACCCGCTGGTGCGCCATGGCGAAGCGCTTCGTGACCGATACGGCGTTCAAGGTCGCGAACGAGGCGCTGCAGATTCATGGCGGCTATGGCTATCTCGCCGATTACGGCGTGGAACGCATCGTCCGTGACCTGAGAGTGCACCAGATCCTCGAAGGCACCAACGAGATCATGCGCGTGATCATCAGCCGGGACATGCTGAAGGATTAA
- a CDS encoding NAD(P)-dependent oxidoreductase yields the protein MARTAFLGLGVMGFYMAGHLAAKGHEVVVWNRTHSKAENWATQHKGEVAKDPASAAFGAEYVFLCLGDDPDVAEVFAAMEPSVAAGMVVVDHTTASADLARDLYARCKAKGAHFLDAPISGGEAGARNGALTIMCGGDDPTFEQAQPVMAAYGKRMTHIGCAGSGQLAKSVNQICIAGIVQGLAEGLHFAEKAGLDTAAVIEAISGGAAQSWQMENRWKTMVDDHYTHGFAVDWMRKDLRITLEAARDNGATLPVTALVDQYYADVQAMGGNRWDTSSLLARLKR from the coding sequence ATGGCACGCACGGCATTTCTGGGCCTCGGAGTGATGGGATTTTACATGGCGGGCCATCTGGCCGCGAAAGGCCATGAGGTCGTGGTGTGGAACCGGACCCATTCGAAAGCCGAGAACTGGGCCACCCAGCACAAGGGCGAAGTGGCGAAAGACCCGGCCTCTGCCGCCTTCGGCGCGGAATATGTCTTTCTCTGCCTCGGCGACGATCCGGACGTGGCTGAAGTGTTCGCCGCCATGGAACCGAGCGTCGCGGCCGGCATGGTCGTGGTGGACCATACGACGGCCTCGGCGGACCTTGCCCGCGATCTCTATGCCCGCTGCAAGGCGAAAGGCGCGCATTTCCTCGACGCGCCGATCTCCGGCGGGGAAGCCGGCGCCCGCAATGGCGCCCTCACCATCATGTGCGGCGGTGACGATCCGACTTTCGAACAGGCCCAGCCGGTCATGGCCGCCTATGGCAAACGGATGACCCATATCGGCTGTGCCGGGTCCGGCCAGCTCGCCAAGTCCGTCAATCAGATCTGTATCGCCGGCATTGTGCAGGGCCTCGCCGAAGGCCTGCACTTTGCCGAGAAGGCCGGGCTCGATACCGCCGCCGTGATCGAGGCGATCAGCGGCGGCGCGGCCCAGAGCTGGCAGATGGAGAACCGCTGGAAGACGATGGTAGACGATCATTACACGCACGGCTTTGCCGTCGACTGGATGCGCAAGGATCTGCGTATCACGCTGGAAGCCGCACGCGACAATGGCGCCACGCTGCCGGTGACCGCGCTGGTCGACCAGTATTACGCCGATGTTCAGGCCATGGGCGGCAATCGCTGGGATACGTCCAGCCTTCTGGCGCGGCTGAAGCGATGA
- a CDS encoding APC family permease, with the protein MADKDKIGLREAVSIGIGGMVGGGIFAVLGLAADLAQGGTPVAFLFAGLIALVTSYSYVHLSRTYPDRGGTVRFINEGFGRGVFSGGVNNLLWVSYIIMLALYASAFGSYAPNLMPITGDKALDPHIYASAIILIATAINYYSIKVVGAIESYAVIIKLLILLGFVGIGAFGLIGNENLGQLNVAHWESPLTLVTAGMIIFVAYEGFELIANAAPDIKSPEKNIPRAYYISVGFVIVLYLAIAVITVGSLPFGQIKDAQDYVLAEAAKPMLGQIGFTIITVAALISTFSAINASLYGGSRVSYEIAEDDELSSEFTHQFWNQPIGLMFTAVATLVLVNTLELESISTTGSIGFLLIFAVVNMVAVRKASEVKGSRWIAGLGAALCLAALAALLVHTAQTNLLNLLIACGIIAACFLGEFLYKRLGHKPG; encoded by the coding sequence ATGGCAGACAAAGATAAAATCGGCCTGCGTGAGGCTGTCTCTATCGGCATTGGCGGTATGGTGGGCGGGGGCATCTTTGCGGTGCTTGGCCTTGCGGCGGATCTTGCCCAGGGCGGCACGCCGGTCGCCTTCCTGTTTGCCGGGCTGATCGCGCTCGTTACCTCCTATTCCTACGTCCACCTGTCGCGCACCTATCCGGACCGGGGCGGCACGGTGCGCTTCATCAATGAAGGTTTCGGGCGCGGCGTGTTCAGCGGCGGCGTGAACAATCTGCTCTGGGTCAGCTATATCATCATGCTGGCACTCTATGCCTCCGCCTTCGGATCATATGCGCCGAACCTGATGCCGATCACCGGCGACAAGGCGCTCGACCCGCACATCTATGCCAGCGCCATCATCCTGATCGCCACCGCGATCAATTATTACAGCATCAAGGTCGTCGGCGCGATTGAGTCCTATGCGGTCATCATCAAGCTGCTGATCCTGCTCGGCTTTGTCGGAATCGGCGCGTTCGGCCTGATCGGGAACGAAAATCTGGGCCAGCTCAATGTGGCGCACTGGGAGTCTCCGCTGACGCTGGTCACCGCCGGCATGATCATCTTTGTGGCCTATGAGGGGTTCGAGTTGATCGCCAATGCGGCGCCGGACATCAAGTCACCCGAGAAGAACATTCCGCGCGCCTATTATATATCGGTCGGCTTCGTGATCGTGCTTTACCTTGCCATCGCGGTGATCACCGTCGGCTCCCTGCCCTTCGGCCAGATCAAGGATGCGCAGGATTATGTGCTGGCGGAAGCAGCAAAGCCCATGCTGGGCCAGATCGGCTTCACCATCATCACAGTGGCCGCGCTGATCTCCACCTTCTCGGCCATAAATGCCTCCCTCTATGGCGGCAGCCGGGTCAGCTATGAGATTGCCGAAGACGATGAACTCTCCAGCGAGTTCACGCACCAGTTCTGGAACCAGCCGATCGGCCTGATGTTCACAGCCGTCGCCACGCTCGTCCTGGTCAATACGCTGGAACTGGAAAGCATCTCGACGACGGGTAGTATCGGCTTCCTGTTGATCTTTGCCGTGGTCAACATGGTTGCCGTCCGCAAGGCATCGGAGGTGAAGGGATCGAGATGGATCGCAGGCCTTGGCGCAGCACTGTGCCTTGCTGCGCTTGCGGCCCTGCTGGTCCATACGGCCCAGACCAATCTGCTGAACCTGCTGATCGCCTGTGGAATCATCGCAGCCTGTTTCCTGGGCGAATTCCTTTACAAGCGCCTTGGACACAAGCCGGGCTGA
- a CDS encoding flagellar motor protein MotB — MPVAPARKAGTWKMAYADFLTALMAFFLLMWLVSGVSADDRAEIADYFHNRTPDAATAVAVQSGPSAADRVFSALSENPALMAAGSSVMLAKQADGIRIDLVDTAERPLFDRADGHFTETGLALARDTATALLGTDGTLTLEGHTDAFPSLTPGYSNWELSSDRANEARRVFESAGIAPDRIRGVAGLADTRPIASGQPHLPVNRRVSILVQVEG; from the coding sequence ATGCCCGTTGCGCCCGCCCGCAAGGCAGGCACCTGGAAGATGGCTTATGCCGACTTCCTGACCGCCCTCATGGCGTTTTTCCTGCTCATGTGGCTGGTCAGCGGTGTCTCCGCCGACGACCGGGCAGAGATTGCCGACTATTTCCATAATCGCACACCCGACGCCGCCACGGCCGTGGCTGTCCAGTCCGGCCCGTCGGCGGCCGACCGCGTGTTCAGCGCGCTCAGCGAAAATCCCGCCCTGATGGCTGCAGGGTCCAGTGTCATGCTGGCGAAGCAGGCCGACGGCATCCGGATCGACCTTGTCGACACGGCCGAGCGCCCGCTGTTCGACCGCGCCGATGGCCATTTCACCGAAACCGGCCTGGCGCTTGCCCGCGACACCGCCACCGCCCTGCTCGGCACCGACGGCACGCTGACCCTTGAAGGGCACACCGATGCCTTCCCGAGCCTGACGCCCGGCTATTCCAACTGGGAGCTGTCCTCGGACCGCGCAAACGAGGCGCGCCGCGTCTTCGAAAGCGCCGGGATCGCCCCGGACCGCATCCGCGGCGTGGCCGGTCTTGCCGACACGCGGCCGATTGCCTCCGGTCAACCCCACTTGCCCGTTAACCGGCGGGTCAGCATACTGGTACAAGTAGAGGGTTAA
- a CDS encoding GNAT family N-acetyltransferase: MQQIRSEYVIAPASPGDIERLIEVDLAAGQLFAPTGLLSDDALDDHVPEAVMLQAIEAGDLLKTSAPDGTPVGFALVSPRGGTLYLDQISMHPDCGGKGLGTDMMRHVLQLAKQRRLKQVTLSTFRDVPWNGPFYRKLGFREIPRKDLAAWMLDLERIQAESLDVSQRCFMVRKIGWL, translated from the coding sequence ATGCAACAGATCCGATCAGAATATGTCATCGCACCGGCATCGCCGGGAGACATCGAGCGTCTGATCGAAGTCGATCTGGCGGCTGGCCAGCTGTTCGCGCCAACCGGGCTTTTGTCCGACGATGCGCTGGACGATCATGTGCCGGAAGCCGTGATGCTGCAGGCGATTGAAGCTGGCGACCTTCTGAAAACCAGCGCGCCGGACGGCACACCAGTCGGCTTCGCCCTCGTCTCGCCGAGGGGCGGTACGCTGTATCTCGACCAGATCAGCATGCACCCCGATTGTGGCGGCAAAGGCCTCGGAACCGACATGATGCGGCACGTCCTCCAATTGGCCAAACAGCGCCGCCTGAAGCAGGTGACCCTTTCCACTTTCCGGGACGTGCCATGGAACGGGCCGTTTTACCGCAAGCTCGGATTCCGGGAGATTCCACGGAAAGACTTGGCGGCATGGATGCTGGACCTGGAACGCATCCAGGCCGAAAGCCTCGATGTCTCGCAGCGCTGTTTCATGGTGCGTAAAATTGGCTGGTTGTAA
- a CDS encoding CPBP family intramembrane glutamic endopeptidase: MMQQDSPPSRPILKPLIILWALTLAAQLAGLAHGVAQAGHSVAPVILPSAVVLSLVTLPLAWLGLVLGQRTGLGAPLLTDLLDNVPGTGSRLFRRALLACLLGLLLGAAMVGLKLALLPYSPPEMPALGFRGPVGGLLVSIAAAVGEEVWFRLGLMTLLVWAASRLLRQDRPNPLLIWGIILLTAVAFGMAHLPQLASFDAATPFSMWGTILGNCAVGSLYGWLYWRHGLLAAMVGHFSVDVVIHVLPAFFR, encoded by the coding sequence ATGATGCAACAAGATTCGCCTCCCTCCCGCCCCATCCTCAAGCCCCTGATCATCCTGTGGGCGCTCACGCTGGCGGCACAACTGGCAGGGCTGGCCCATGGGGTCGCGCAGGCGGGCCACAGCGTGGCGCCAGTGATCCTGCCGAGCGCGGTGGTCCTGTCGCTCGTGACGCTTCCGCTCGCATGGCTGGGCCTCGTCCTCGGACAGCGGACCGGCCTCGGGGCGCCCTTGCTGACAGACCTGTTGGACAATGTACCTGGCACGGGATCGCGCTTGTTCAGACGCGCGTTGCTGGCGTGTCTTCTCGGCCTGCTGCTCGGCGCTGCCATGGTGGGGCTGAAGCTTGCGTTGCTGCCCTATTCTCCACCGGAAATGCCGGCGCTGGGTTTTCGCGGGCCGGTCGGCGGCCTGCTGGTCTCGATCGCGGCGGCGGTCGGCGAAGAGGTCTGGTTCAGGCTGGGGCTGATGACGCTTCTTGTCTGGGCTGCCTCCCGCCTGCTGCGCCAGGACCGTCCCAATCCTTTACTCATCTGGGGCATCATCCTCCTGACAGCAGTAGCCTTCGGTATGGCCCACCTGCCCCAGCTCGCTTCCTTTGATGCCGCGACGCCGTTTTCGATGTGGGGAACGATCCTTGGAAACTGCGCGGTCGGCAGTCTCTATGGCTGGCTCTACTGGCGGCACGGCCTACTCGCCGCCATGGTCGGCCACTTCTCAGTAGATGTCGTCATTCACGTCTTGCCCGCATTTTTCCGCTAG
- the hemB gene encoding porphobilinogen synthase produces the protein MTQFPQSFPNTRMRRLRQAPWVRGLVAENTLTPADLVWAVFIHDGEGRVPVGSLPGIDRLSIEEAAKTAKRAESLGIPAIALFPYIGPEGKDEEGTGALDPDGLIPRALRAMKDAAPGVGLITDVALDAYTSHGHDGLLDPDGTIPNDATVERLVKQALAHAAAGADVIAPSDMMDGRIGAIREAFDEEGFTNVMILAYAAKYASGFYGPYRDAIGSAQALSGDKKTYQQDPANSDEALREVALDLAEGADMVMVKPGLPYLDIVQRVSSTFGVPTLAYQVSGEYAQIMAAAQNGWIDGDRVIMESLMCFKRAGASGIITYFAEKAAEKLS, from the coding sequence ATGACACAGTTTCCCCAATCCTTTCCGAACACCCGTATGCGCCGCCTGCGCCAGGCCCCATGGGTCCGCGGCCTTGTCGCTGAAAACACGCTGACGCCTGCCGATCTTGTCTGGGCCGTCTTCATCCATGACGGCGAAGGCCGCGTGCCGGTCGGCAGCCTGCCGGGCATTGACCGTCTCAGCATCGAAGAGGCCGCGAAAACGGCGAAGCGCGCCGAAAGCCTTGGCATTCCGGCCATCGCGCTGTTCCCCTATATCGGCCCGGAAGGCAAAGACGAGGAAGGCACCGGCGCGCTGGACCCGGACGGCCTCATCCCCCGCGCCCTCCGCGCCATGAAGGACGCCGCCCCGGGCGTCGGCCTGATCACCGATGTAGCTCTGGATGCCTATACCAGCCACGGCCATGACGGCCTGCTCGACCCCGACGGCACGATCCCGAACGATGCCACGGTGGAGCGGCTGGTGAAACAGGCCCTCGCCCATGCCGCCGCGGGCGCGGATGTCATTGCTCCCTCGGACATGATGGATGGCCGCATTGGCGCCATCCGGGAGGCCTTCGACGAGGAAGGCTTCACCAATGTGATGATCCTCGCCTATGCCGCGAAATATGCCTCCGGCTTCTACGGGCCCTATCGCGACGCTATCGGCTCGGCCCAGGCCCTCTCGGGCGACAAGAAAACCTACCAGCAGGATCCGGCCAATTCCGACGAAGCCCTGCGCGAAGTTGCCCTCGACCTCGCCGAGGGCGCCGACATGGTGATGGTGAAACCCGGTCTTCCGTATCTGGACATTGTGCAGCGTGTCTCGTCGACCTTCGGCGTGCCGACGCTCGCCTACCAGGTCTCCGGCGAATACGCCCAGATCATGGCCGCCGCCCAGAACGGCTGGATCGACGGCGACCGCGTGATCATGGAAAGCCTGATGTGCTTCAAACGGGCGGGCGCCAGCGGGATCATCACCTATTTTGCGGAGAAGGCGGCCGAGAAACTCAGCTAA
- a CDS encoding GNAT family N-acetyltransferase — protein MTDPTRFRSRIATEDDIPAIIDLMRASIAENMKAFLSDAEIEAAQETMGVDRSLIADRTYFVIETEKDGETVMVACGGWGKRRTLYGGDHTVGRDDSLSDPATEAARIRAMYTHPDWTRRGIGSMLLDLGEQAAREAGFRTIELGSTVPGLPLYEARGYVAFHTVHQIGANGEKSTIIHMRKPL, from the coding sequence ATGACCGACCCAACCCGATTCCGCTCACGGATTGCGACGGAAGACGATATTCCTGCGATCATCGACCTGATGCGCGCCTCCATCGCCGAGAACATGAAGGCCTTCCTGTCGGATGCTGAAATCGAGGCGGCTCAGGAAACGATGGGCGTCGACCGCAGCCTGATCGCCGACCGCACCTATTTCGTGATCGAGACGGAAAAGGATGGTGAGACGGTCATGGTGGCCTGCGGCGGCTGGGGCAAACGGCGCACGCTATATGGCGGCGATCACACGGTGGGCCGTGATGACAGCCTGTCTGACCCGGCGACCGAGGCGGCCCGCATCCGCGCGATGTACACGCATCCTGACTGGACGCGCCGCGGGATCGGCTCGATGCTGCTGGACCTTGGCGAGCAGGCAGCGCGCGAGGCCGGCTTCCGCACGATCGAGCTTGGCTCCACCGTGCCAGGACTGCCGCTCTACGAAGCGCGCGGCTATGTGGCGTTCCACACTGTGCACCAGATCGGCGCGAATGGAGAGAAGAGCACGATCATTCACATGCGCAAGCCGCTGTAA
- a CDS encoding TetR/AcrR family transcriptional regulator — translation MSIKNKDTPRVRRSPEESRANILAAAEQLLVEQGPQSLRLADVAKAAGVANATVLHHFGSISAVHTALMERMIADLVDSIMAIEIPADAPVEARAVGLKTLFDALETPGAARLAAWLELTDETSRLTVVREAVQEVAQKKISSAGVPEDLAEDMILLSVTLAVGVGLFGPSLGKLIGKPEGRARELTLQMLLANFERLAG, via the coding sequence ATGTCAATAAAGAATAAAGACACCCCCCGAGTCCGGCGCAGTCCGGAAGAATCCCGCGCCAACATCCTGGCGGCGGCCGAGCAGCTATTGGTGGAACAAGGCCCGCAATCGCTGCGGCTGGCGGACGTGGCGAAGGCCGCAGGCGTCGCCAATGCGACTGTGCTGCACCATTTCGGTTCTATCAGCGCCGTTCACACCGCCCTGATGGAGCGGATGATCGCGGATCTGGTCGACAGCATCATGGCCATCGAAATCCCGGCGGATGCGCCGGTGGAGGCCCGCGCCGTGGGCCTGAAAACGCTCTTCGATGCGCTGGAAACGCCCGGCGCCGCGCGCCTCGCCGCCTGGCTGGAACTCACCGACGAGACCAGCCGCCTGACCGTCGTGCGCGAGGCGGTGCAGGAGGTTGCCCAGAAAAAGATCTCCAGCGCCGGCGTACCGGAAGACCTCGCCGAAGACATGATCCTGCTCAGTGTCACCCTTGCCGTCGGCGTCGGCCTGTTCGGACCGTCACTCGGCAAACTGATCGGCAAACCGGAGGGCCGGGCAAGGGAACTGACGCTTCAGATGCTGCTCGCGAATTTTGAGCGGCTGGCGGGGTGA
- a CDS encoding peptidylprolyl isomerase gives MTQVKNGDTVSIHYTGTLNDGTTFDSSEGRDPLAFQVGSGQIIPGLDSAMPGMAVGDKKTVNVPCDQAYGPVNPDMRQQVQRTEIPAEIPTEVGTRLQMQAQNGQVIPVVVVDANETTVTLDANHPLAGQDLTFAIELVEIKPAA, from the coding sequence ATGACGCAGGTCAAAAACGGTGACACCGTCAGCATTCACTATACCGGGACGCTGAACGACGGCACGACCTTCGACAGCTCCGAAGGCCGTGACCCGCTGGCCTTCCAGGTCGGTTCCGGACAGATCATCCCGGGCCTCGATTCGGCCATGCCGGGCATGGCTGTCGGCGACAAGAAAACCGTCAATGTCCCGTGCGACCAGGCTTATGGCCCGGTCAATCCGGACATGCGCCAGCAAGTGCAGCGCACCGAAATCCCGGCCGAGATCCCGACCGAAGTCGGCACGCGCCTCCAGATGCAGGCCCAGAACGGCCAGGTCATTCCGGTTGTCGTGGTCGATGCGAACGAAACCACGGTGACGCTGGACGCCAATCACCCGCTGGCGGGTCAGGACCTGACCTTCGCCATCGAGCTGGTCGAGATCAAACCGGCCGCCTGA